TGCAAAGCCTTTTTCGAGCTGCCCTTTAACCGTCTCAGCCGCGATGAGCTCAAAGCCGGGCTCGATCGAATCGGCATGCTTTAAGGAGCATTTATGTCTGAGCATTTACCCAACCTGGACCTGACCCTGTTCGATGGCGCGCAACCTTCGACGCCGAGCCCTCACAAGCCGCGCATCCTGTTGCTCTACGGATCGACCCGCGAACGCTCCTTCAGCCGCTTGCTGGTAGAAGAAGCCGCGCGCCTGCTTGAGCACTTTGGCGCTGAAACTCGCCTCTTCAACCCGTCCGGTTTGCCGTTGCCTGACGACGCCCCGGTCGATCATCCCAAAGTGCAGGAGCTGCGGGATCTGGTGCTGTGGTCTGAAGGTCAGGTCTGGTGTTCGCCGGAGCGCCACGGCGCGATGTCGGCAGTGTTCAAGGCGCAGATCGACTGGGTTCCCCTGGAACTCGGCGCCGTTCGCCCCACCCAGGGCAAAACCCTGGCGGTGATGCAAGTGTGTGGCGGCTCGCAGTCGTTCAACGTGGTCAATCAACTGCGCGTACTGGGACGCTGGATGCGTATGTTCACCATCCCCAATCAGTCCTCGGTGCCGAAGGCCTACATGGAATTCGACGAGGCGGGCCGGATGAAACCCTCGCCGTTCTATGACCGCGTCGTCGATGTGATGGAAGAACTGGTGAAGTTCACCGTACTGCTGCGCGACCGACAGGAGTTTCTGGTGGATCGCTATTCAGAACGCAAGGAATCGGCTGAGCAACTGATGGCGCGTGTGAACCAGCGTTCTATCTGAACGGGTGTCATCGGCATGGCTGGAGGCAATCATTCAGTTGCCTGGACATGCCGAAATCAAAGTCAGCCTGAAAAACGTCTAGCTTTGGAGTGAAGGCGAACCACGCGCAAGGCAGTAAAAAAGCCAAGGAAGGACGCCAGCGCGAACACTCCAAACAGCCAGCCCGCAGCGTTCGCCATACCGGTGATGCCTCCTGGATGGGTGAGGCCGGCGACGTTTGCCACCATCCCTGCCAGAGCCGCGCCAAGCGCGGTGGCGAACAACTGCACGGTCGTAATGGACGCGGCGGCCAGGCCCTGCTCGCCGACCGATGCAACCTGAAACACACGCGTCAGTAAATGCGGCCAGGCCAGCCCCACACCCAGTCCGATGGCAACAAGCGCGACGCAGATTGGTGTGATCGCCAGCCAGCCACCATCGCTTTCAGAGCGCATCAACACCGCAAGCGCCACCATGCCGCCCACGCCAAGGACCGGGCCGGCGAGGATCGCACGCCTTATGTTTTTACCGCTCGCCCCGGCGCTTGCGATTGACCCTGACGTCCAGCCGGCCGCCATCAGCGCGGCAAGATACCCAGCGGCAAGCGGTGACTGATGGTGGAGGACTTGAAGAAAAAGCGGCACGAATATTTCGCCACTGGTAACGGTGATCGCAAGCAGCGACATGGTTGCATAGAGCGCTCCCAGCGCTGTGGTAATCCGAAATGCACCTTCAGGCAGCAGCCTGCGGCTGGAGCGGCTTTCGGTGACTATCAGCAGCGCCGTCAGGACAGCGGCGACGCCAAGCCCCCCGATGTTCCAGGAGAGGGTTGACGAGACGCTTGCGGCCGAAACGACGAGAACCGCCGACGTCACGAGAGCGAGCTGGACGAGTGGAAGCGGCGAGCGTTCAGTTTTACCCGCGCTGCGTTTCGGCAGTACGGCAACAGCCAGCAGGGCAAACAGCAATGCGACTGGAATAAGTGACCAGAACGCCGCGCGCCATACGCCGAGCTCCGCGAAGATGCCACCTACGGCAGGTCCGATCAGCGTTGCCACGCCCCACATACCGGAGACCAGCGCCATTGCACGTGGCCATAAGGGTTCGATGAACACCAGCCGGATCATGGCATAGGACAGCGCGAACAGAAAACCGCCCCCTAGCCCCTGAATAATGCGACCGGCGAGCATGACGGGCATTGAGGGGGCGAATGCACAGATGAACGTGCCGATCGCAAACACCAACGAGGCAATGATGTACGCGCCGCGGGGCCCCGCGCTGGTGAGCAACCTCGCCGACAGCGCTGAACCGAGGATGGACGCTGTGACGAACAGCGTGGTGTTCCAGGCGTAAAAGTCGATACCGCCGATGTCCCTGACCACCGATGGCAGAATGGTAGTGGCGATATAGACATTGATCGCATGGAGGACGACGCCACCTGCAAGCGCGAGCGAGCGCACGCCATTCCAGCCAGACAGTAGAGCGGCCCAACCCGTTTTTGAGGGAGGGATATCCGCAGACGCCACCGTCTCTGGCCCGGATTTCAAATAGTGATCAGATGGCACGTGACGTTTGTGCATGTTAGCTCCGGCTCTTGATTTCACCCGCAGCGGCGAATGAAGGCTTGCAAAGGCAAGCCGACACTCCTTATAAAACCTCATGTATAGATGAGGTCAAGAGAGAGTAGAAACCCATGATCGATGTCCGCGTGCCACTTTCTGTCGGTGAGTTAGCCCGCCGAGGCGGCATCACCGTGGCGACCGTCCACTTCTACGATGCAAAAGGCCTCATTCAGGGGCAACGGAGCGCAGGCAATCAGCGTCGTTATTCCCGGGATACTCTTCGCCGCATTGCCGTTATCAAAATCGCAAAACGCGCGGGCATTCCTTTGGCCGCCATCAAGGCCGCACTGGACGAGCTGCCCTCAGGGCGACCTCTGACGTCAAAAGACTGGACGAATCTCTCTACAAACTGGAGGGACCTGCTGACCGAGCGGATTCACAGCCTGACCCAGCTTCGTGATCAGCTCGACGGTTGTATCGGCTGCGGATGCCTCTCCATGGACGACTGCCCTCTGCGCAATCCGGGTGATCGTTTAAGTTCGCTCGGGAGCGGCGCTGTTTTGCTCGAGAAAGACACCGCGCCTACCGTGTGAGCTTCACCCGTTCTGTTTTGTCGACAGCAGGTGAATGAGTGCTATCGGCCAGGAGGGAACACTAGACAACTCTCTTGACAGGGCGATAGCCTCGACACGATTACTCTCCAAAATTAAGGACATGGAATGTTGCGCATACTGGGTAAGGCATCCTCAATCAATGTCCGTAAAGTACTCTGGGCATGCGCCGAGATTGAAATCCCCTTTGAGCGAGAGGATTGGGGGTCTGGCTTCAGGTCAACGCACGCACCTGAATTTCTGACGCTAAATCCCAATGCCATGGTGCCGGTCATCCAAGATGACGATTTCATTCTTTGGGAATCAAACTCGATCATTCGCTACCTGGCATCCCGCTACAACAATGCCAACCTTTACCCGATTGAAGCGAGGGCCAAAGCGCGTGTGGATCAATGGATCGATTGGCAAGCGTCTGATCTCAACAAATCGTGGAGTTATGCCTTCATGTCGTTGGTCAGGCATTCGCCTGAACATCAGGACAGCCATGCGCTGGCAACCGCTTGCAATGACTGGTCGAGACACATGGAGATTCTCAATAGACAGCTCGATTCAACCGGAGCCTACGTCATAGGTAGCGAGTTTTCTCTCGCCGACATACCAATCGGGCTGTCGGTTAATCGGTGGTTTGAAACACCGCTTGCTCATCCGGACTTTCCTGCCGTGAGAGACTATTACGAACGCTTGAGCCGTCGAAAAAGCTATCTCCTGTACGGAAGAAATGGAACTCCATGACGCTGCAACAGAGATTTTTTCGCAGTTCAGGAAGAGCAGTTGAGCCTCCCGCAGGTTCTTCGTCCTGCGATAGATCAGTGATGCCTTCGTACGTCTCATGGTGTGTGTGCCATACATGGCTGGATCAAGGCCAACGGCCTTCACCCAGCCTTTGACTATACGAGCGTATTGCCGAGTGGATAGATGGTCTGAGGATGGCTAACCAGAGCAACCGTCGCTAACCGGCCATAAGCAGCCTCTCGAAAGAGTCTACGAAACCAGGGGCTATTCAGAGCGTTAAATGAAAGCCTTCGTTGCCTTAGCCCGATAGAGTGGCGACTACACGACATTTGTTGTCGGTCAGCTTTGCTTTGGGATCATCCTGATTACAAGTCTATCCGAAGTGGGATGTTTCTTGCGTTGAGCATGAGTTTTTAATAATAAATGTGAGTTAGAGGTTTACTTGGAAGTGCCCCAATGCGTACACATCGGGCGTTCGACAGCGTTATCGAGGCGACGCATAAATTGGGCAAGCCGGGCGAGGTTAAATATAAATACTTGAGAAAGCTGCTGAAGTGTCTGCGCAACAGCTAAACACTCCTGAGCTTAAAGCTGTTTTGAAGACCACTGCTGGAATTAAGGGTTTATCAAAAGCTCAGGCTACTGAGCACAACCAGTGAAATTATGGCATTGGTAATTCTAAACTCAAACTCGCAGACCAACGAAACAAGCCAGCTCCACATAAAGCCTTAAGCACTATTATATTAACTCCGCAGGCACTGCAAGCTCGCCAGAATTCCGAACAGAGCCGGACGGATCAAGGCTGTGCACGATTGCAACAAAACATCGATCATATAATTGGGGGATTAAAGGAAATCGTAGCGAGGCGGTAAATCAAACTTAACGCCTGCCCGCTCAAACCAAAAAAATGGCACAGAAAATTTTAAATCCCCCTCAGATTGAGCCAAGTAAGTTCTCAGCCAAGAGGTATGACTGCAGGAAACTTTTGGGCAGTACCAGCCCTTGCTTGTCAGTACGTGAAGTGATCGAACAATCTACGCCAGATCCGGCAAATGGCAGGTGCGTGCAGGGCCCGCGGGAAGCCAGTAAGATTGAGTAATATTGAGTAATACCCACTTAAGGACTCAGATAGCACTGCCTTTTATGATGGTAGCGTGCAACTGGCTGTGTATTGAACGTGGAAATTTTGGAGGGCGCGCTGTCTGGAAGCGCTTAGTGGCCGTGAACAAACAAGGCATTGTGTTCGTGACTGCAACATTCGGCGAAAAAGAACAAGAAGTGGTCATATTAACCCTGCGCAAGACAGCACCCGCGCCTGCCATAGCCCTATTGCACACTCTTTTAATAAAGAGTTTGCTCAAACACTCCCCCACGATTCATTAGATGCGCTGGGCCGTTGTAGCACACCGTTGTCTCGCGCTCATCAGCGAAAGGCGGTGGACGGTTACCTGAGTTCTGTTGATGGACAAGTTAAGCCCCAAAAGTGGTTCTGTTATTTAATTAAAGTTATCGTGCCGAGGCCTATAGATGCGTAAGAAAGTAGTCAGTCAATGGACATTAGGCGTTGGGCTGGGTTGCCTCTTGATGAGTGGTTACTCTGCGGGTCATAATGACAGTACCTGTGCTGAACGTCGTGATGAAATACTGTATCAATTAGAGCAGGCCAAACTCAGTGGTAATCGATATAAGCAGTCAGGACTGGAAACAGCCCTGCGCAACGTAAAGCGGTACTGTCAGGACGACCCGATTGAACGTCGTCAAAATAAAATAGCCAGCGCTGCGGCTGAGGTTATTTACAGAAGTGAGCAACTTGAAAAAGCGCTGGAAGAGGACGCGCCAAGTAAAGTTAAAGTATGCCGAGAGCAATTGCATCACGCGCGCAGGCAATTAGCCCGCGCAACAGAGGATTAGTGGTGTATGGATATTAAATAATGAGAGTCAGTATGAGCAATGCATGGGTTAAGGTTATGTCGTTTTACGCACTGGCTACATTTTCCAGTTCGGCACTGGCCATGAATGATTTTTGGCTTGAAACGATCATATCCAGCACGTCCGGTGGAACAACCTATCTCACTTCCAAGGACAACAAACTGAACGTGTCCGTACTTGGTGATGCGAGCAGTTTTGTTGCAAGCGGTGGTGCTATCCGCGGCCCTTATCTGGAGGCATCAATTAATGCGCTGCGGGCGTCTGACCCCGCCCTGGATGTTAGTGATATGGAGTTGGCTACACGTTTATTGTTGCTCTCGGTATCTGAGTCACTGGGGGAGTCATCATGAAACTTATGATTTTACTTGCCGGCGCCCTTATTTTTACTGTGAGTATTTCAGGTTGCACGACCAGAGACTGGATTCAAGCAGTGGGTGGTGCTGCACAAGCACGTGACGATTACGCCAAAAAGAGCCGTATCGAACGGCTAAAAAAAGCAAATGCCGCGTCCTCTCGCGTGAAATAAATTTGTGTCGCAACCGGCGCTGTCGCAGCAAGTGCGGCAGCTGGAGGAAAGCCTCGGCGCGCAGTTGTTTGATCGCTCAGGGCGCAAAACGCGCCTGACCCAGGCCGGGGAGGTTTACCTGCGCTATGCATTGCGGGCGGCGCAGGAGCTGCGGGAAGGCAAGCGTGCGATCCATGATGTGTGCGATCTCCATCGAGGAACGCTGCGGATAGCGGTGACGCCAACTTTCACGACCTACTTGGTCAGGCCGTTGGTGGAAGCCTTTTACAGCCGCTACCCGAACATTACGTTGAACGTGCATGAACTCGCTCAAAAGCACATGGATCGCGCGCGCAATCTCTACTATGCCCCCATATCCCGAGCTATGACTCGGCTCGCAGTGTTTACCATGCAAACCATGCCGGGAACCGCCTTCGAAACGGTAAACAACCTATTTGGAAGCGAGAATGTCGAAGAGCTTGCTATCGGAATGTGAAAAACATAAACCAGGCGGCCCGAGTGATTAAAACCGGGGAGCCCCGGCTGCATACGTCCACTTTTGACCGTTTGCGGCCCTTTGCGACAGGCCCCTATCGGACAAAAGCGGACCTCCACTGACTCTAAAAAATCAGGAGCAATTCACGTTCAAGAAAAAACATTTGACGTTTCCAAAATAAACTCAAGATATCA
This genomic stretch from Pseudomonas deceptionensis harbors:
- a CDS encoding MFS transporter is translated as MHKRHVPSDHYLKSGPETVASADIPPSKTGWAALLSGWNGVRSLALAGGVVLHAINVYIATTILPSVVRDIGGIDFYAWNTTLFVTASILGSALSARLLTSAGPRGAYIIASLVFAIGTFICAFAPSMPVMLAGRIIQGLGGGFLFALSYAMIRLVFIEPLWPRAMALVSGMWGVATLIGPAVGGIFAELGVWRAAFWSLIPVALLFALLAVAVLPKRSAGKTERSPLPLVQLALVTSAVLVVSAASVSSTLSWNIGGLGVAAVLTALLIVTESRSSRRLLPEGAFRITTALGALYATMSLLAITVTSGEIFVPLFLQVLHHQSPLAAGYLAALMAAGWTSGSIASAGASGKNIRRAILAGPVLGVGGMVALAVLMRSESDGGWLAITPICVALVAIGLGVGLAWPHLLTRVFQVASVGEQGLAAASITTVQLFATALGAALAGMVANVAGLTHPGGITGMANAAGWLFGVFALASFLGFFTALRVVRLHSKARRFSG
- the arsH gene encoding arsenical resistance protein ArsH, with product MSEHLPNLDLTLFDGAQPSTPSPHKPRILLLYGSTRERSFSRLLVEEAARLLEHFGAETRLFNPSGLPLPDDAPVDHPKVQELRDLVLWSEGQVWCSPERHGAMSAVFKAQIDWVPLELGAVRPTQGKTLAVMQVCGGSQSFNVVNQLRVLGRWMRMFTIPNQSSVPKAYMEFDEAGRMKPSPFYDRVVDVMEELVKFTVLLRDRQEFLVDRYSERKESAEQLMARVNQRSI
- a CDS encoding glutathione S-transferase family protein, translating into MLRILGKASSINVRKVLWACAEIEIPFEREDWGSGFRSTHAPEFLTLNPNAMVPVIQDDDFILWESNSIIRYLASRYNNANLYPIEARAKARVDQWIDWQASDLNKSWSYAFMSLVRHSPEHQDSHALATACNDWSRHMEILNRQLDSTGAYVIGSEFSLADIPIGLSVNRWFETPLAHPDFPAVRDYYERLSRRKSYLLYGRNGTP
- a CDS encoding DUF1090 domain-containing protein — its product is MRKKVVSQWTLGVGLGCLLMSGYSAGHNDSTCAERRDEILYQLEQAKLSGNRYKQSGLETALRNVKRYCQDDPIERRQNKIASAAAEVIYRSEQLEKALEEDAPSKVKVCREQLHHARRQLARATED
- the soxR gene encoding redox-sensitive transcriptional activator SoxR, whose translation is MIDVRVPLSVGELARRGGITVATVHFYDAKGLIQGQRSAGNQRRYSRDTLRRIAVIKIAKRAGIPLAAIKAALDELPSGRPLTSKDWTNLSTNWRDLLTERIHSLTQLRDQLDGCIGCGCLSMDDCPLRNPGDRLSSLGSGAVLLEKDTAPTV
- a CDS encoding DUF2388 domain-containing protein — protein: MSNAWVKVMSFYALATFSSSALAMNDFWLETIISSTSGGTTYLTSKDNKLNVSVLGDASSFVASGGAIRGPYLEASINALRASDPALDVSDMELATRLLLLSVSESLGESS